In a single window of the Paenibacillus sp. MMS20-IR301 genome:
- a CDS encoding glycoside hydrolase family 65 protein, with protein sequence MKQYLKIDEWSIIEESFDPQTQEISESVFSIGNGYMGGRANFEEQYSGHSLQGSYMAGVYYPDKTRVGWWKNGYPEYFAKVLNSTNWIGINIELDGTPLDLATCTVSEFRRVLNMKEGTLSRSFTATTAEGQEVQVESIRIVSLVRPEIGAIRYSVTPLNFSGVLTVTPYLDGDIKNKDANYDEKFWNEVEKKAEPAGGHLTLKTKKLDFHVTSAYACDILLNGEPVAAEAEAFEQEKYVGSKTTIPVESGDQVVIYKYAANVTSRNYGLGQLVDAARTALQGAQEAGFVALLTEQAAAWADKWKESDIIIEGDASAQQAIRFNIFQLNQTYTGEDDRLNIGPKGFTGEKYGGSTYWDTEAYCVPFYLSTADASIARNLLIYRYKHLEKAKENARKLGYAKGALYPMVTMNGEECHNEWEITFEEIHRNGAIAYAIYNYVNYTGDKAYLGQYGLEVLVEIARFWEERVHYVPHKDKYVMLGVTGPNEYENNVNNNWYTNRIAAWTMEYTLEALAYLQENEGSRYAELTDKLGLLESETVQWNEIIAKMYYPADEERGIFLQQDGFLDKEIIQVKDVAPEHLPLNQKWSWDRILRSCFIKQADVLQGLYFLGDRYDLDTKKRNFDFYEPITVHESSLSPCIHAILACELGYKEKAYEMYLRTSRLDLDNYNNDTEDGCHTTSMAGTWMSVVHGFGGLRVLNDRLALNPSNPGHWTSYSFKIMFRGARLKVTVTDVQITVANETDVPASITIHGKDYTVDGLGSVTAESSSVSV encoded by the coding sequence ATGAAACAGTACTTGAAAATTGATGAATGGTCTATTATCGAAGAATCGTTTGATCCGCAGACCCAGGAGATTTCCGAAAGCGTATTTAGCATCGGGAACGGATACATGGGCGGCAGAGCCAACTTCGAGGAGCAGTACAGCGGACACAGCCTGCAGGGCAGCTATATGGCCGGTGTGTATTACCCTGACAAGACGCGGGTCGGCTGGTGGAAGAACGGCTATCCCGAGTATTTTGCCAAGGTACTGAACAGCACGAACTGGATCGGCATCAACATTGAGCTGGACGGCACGCCGCTGGATCTGGCCACGTGCACCGTCAGCGAGTTCCGCCGGGTGCTCAATATGAAGGAAGGCACACTCTCCCGCAGCTTCACAGCTACTACCGCAGAAGGCCAGGAAGTGCAGGTGGAGAGTATCCGGATTGTCAGCCTGGTCCGCCCGGAGATCGGCGCGATCCGCTATTCCGTGACTCCGCTGAATTTCTCAGGAGTGCTTACCGTAACCCCTTACCTGGACGGCGACATCAAGAATAAGGATGCCAACTACGACGAGAAGTTCTGGAACGAGGTCGAGAAGAAGGCCGAGCCGGCCGGCGGACATCTTACCCTGAAGACGAAAAAGCTTGATTTCCACGTAACGTCAGCCTATGCCTGCGACATTCTGCTGAACGGTGAACCGGTTGCCGCAGAGGCGGAAGCCTTCGAGCAGGAGAAATACGTTGGCAGTAAAACAACCATTCCGGTAGAGTCCGGCGACCAGGTCGTGATCTATAAATATGCCGCTAATGTCACCTCACGCAATTACGGGCTGGGCCAGCTGGTAGATGCCGCGCGGACGGCACTGCAGGGCGCACAGGAAGCAGGTTTTGTAGCGCTTTTAACCGAACAGGCTGCGGCTTGGGCAGATAAATGGAAGGAAAGCGACATTATCATCGAAGGCGATGCCTCCGCGCAGCAGGCGATCCGGTTTAATATTTTCCAGCTAAATCAGACCTACACGGGTGAAGACGACCGGCTGAACATCGGACCGAAGGGCTTCACCGGGGAAAAATATGGCGGCAGCACCTACTGGGATACCGAAGCTTACTGTGTGCCGTTCTATCTGAGCACCGCCGACGCCTCGATTGCCCGCAATCTGCTGATTTACCGTTACAAGCATCTGGAGAAAGCCAAGGAAAACGCCCGCAAGCTCGGTTATGCTAAAGGCGCGCTCTACCCGATGGTGACGATGAATGGCGAAGAGTGCCACAACGAGTGGGAGATTACGTTTGAAGAGATTCACCGCAACGGCGCGATTGCTTACGCCATATATAATTACGTGAATTATACCGGCGACAAAGCTTATCTCGGCCAATATGGCCTTGAGGTGCTGGTGGAGATTGCCCGCTTCTGGGAAGAACGTGTCCATTATGTGCCGCACAAGGACAAATATGTGATGCTCGGGGTCACCGGCCCGAACGAATACGAGAATAACGTCAACAATAACTGGTACACCAACCGGATCGCCGCCTGGACGATGGAATATACACTGGAGGCGCTGGCATATCTGCAGGAGAATGAGGGCTCCCGTTATGCAGAGCTGACCGACAAGCTGGGGCTGCTGGAGAGCGAAACGGTACAGTGGAACGAAATTATCGCCAAAATGTACTACCCGGCTGACGAAGAACGCGGCATCTTCCTGCAGCAGGACGGCTTCCTCGATAAGGAGATTATCCAGGTTAAGGATGTTGCGCCGGAGCATCTCCCGCTGAACCAGAAATGGTCCTGGGACCGCATCCTGCGCTCCTGCTTCATCAAGCAGGCGGATGTGCTGCAGGGGCTTTATTTCCTCGGTGACCGCTATGATCTGGATACGAAGAAGCGGAATTTCGACTTTTATGAGCCGATCACCGTACATGAATCTTCCCTCTCCCCTTGTATCCATGCAATTCTGGCCTGTGAGCTGGGCTACAAGGAGAAGGCTTATGAGATGTATCTGCGCACGTCGCGGCTCGATCTCGACAATTACAACAATGATACGGAAGACGGCTGCCACACTACGAGCATGGCTGGAACATGGATGTCGGTCGTGCATGGCTTCGGCGGGCTCCGCGTATTGAATGACCGTCTGGCCCTGAATCCGTCTAACCCGGGGCACTGGACCTCTTATTCGTTCAAAATTATGTTCCGCGGCGCTAGGCTGAAGGTTACAGTTACCGATGTACAGATTACGGTTGCGAATGAAACGGATGTTCCGGCATCCATCACGATCCACGGCAAGGATTACACTGTGGACGGACTGGGCAGCGTCACTGCTGAGAGTTCTTCTGTCTCGGTGTAA
- a CDS encoding alpha-glucosidase — MKKAFWKEAVVYQIYPRSFQDSNGDGIGDLQGIISRLDYLQKLGVDVVWLSPVYKSPNDDNGYDISDYENIMDEFGTLKDWEELLAGLHARGMKLMMDLVINHSSDEHAWFAESRASKDNPYRDYYIWRPGGPDGALPNNWSSIFSGPAWELDETTGEYYLHLFSRKQPDLNWENPELREALYKMIAFWLDKGVDGLRMDVINMISKVEGLPSAYHDGLAPGELAGGGEYYMNGPRVHEYLQEMNREVLSKYEIMTVGETPGATVGDAILYTGEDRQELQMVFQFEHMDVDSGPGGKWNVVPWTLKGLRDILHKWQVGLAEQGWNSLYLNNHDQPRMVSRFGDDGRYRVISAKMLATLLHTLKGTPYIYQGEEIGMTNVKFPLLEDYKDIEILNMYREKVTEGGGDHDTVLKAIHAKGRDNARTPMQWDTSANAGFTTGTPWLKLNPRYTEINVEQALAEPDSVFYYYQQLITLRKQHPVMVYGDYGLLLPDHEYVYAYTRTLDEVKWLVLLNFSAAAQTIELTDELNAVTATIISNYPEEPADMDRSTLRPYEARVCRLGGHAGC; from the coding sequence ATGAAAAAAGCCTTTTGGAAAGAAGCCGTAGTCTATCAGATTTACCCGCGCAGCTTCCAGGACAGCAACGGGGACGGAATCGGGGACCTGCAGGGAATCATCTCCCGGCTGGATTATTTGCAGAAGCTGGGCGTCGATGTAGTCTGGCTGTCACCGGTCTACAAATCGCCGAACGATGACAATGGGTATGACATCAGCGACTATGAAAATATTATGGATGAATTCGGCACCCTGAAGGATTGGGAAGAGCTGCTCGCCGGGCTGCATGCACGCGGCATGAAGCTGATGATGGACCTCGTGATCAATCATTCCTCGGATGAGCATGCCTGGTTCGCAGAATCCCGCGCCTCGAAGGATAACCCCTACCGCGATTATTACATCTGGCGTCCCGGCGGACCCGATGGTGCACTGCCGAACAACTGGAGCTCGATCTTCAGCGGTCCTGCCTGGGAGCTGGATGAGACAACAGGCGAATATTATCTCCACCTGTTCTCGCGTAAACAGCCGGATCTCAACTGGGAGAACCCGGAGCTGCGGGAAGCCCTCTATAAGATGATTGCTTTTTGGCTGGATAAAGGTGTGGACGGGCTGCGGATGGATGTCATTAACATGATCTCCAAAGTAGAAGGCCTCCCCTCCGCATACCATGATGGTCTGGCTCCCGGCGAGCTGGCCGGCGGCGGGGAATATTATATGAACGGACCGCGGGTTCATGAGTATCTCCAGGAAATGAATCGTGAAGTGCTCTCCAAATACGAGATAATGACCGTCGGCGAGACTCCGGGGGCAACTGTCGGGGATGCCATTCTCTATACCGGTGAAGACCGGCAAGAGCTGCAGATGGTATTCCAGTTCGAGCATATGGATGTCGATTCCGGCCCGGGCGGCAAGTGGAACGTGGTTCCGTGGACGCTTAAGGGGCTGCGCGATATTTTGCATAAATGGCAGGTGGGGCTGGCTGAGCAAGGCTGGAACAGCCTGTATCTGAATAACCACGATCAGCCGCGGATGGTCTCCCGGTTCGGGGATGACGGCAGGTACCGCGTAATCTCAGCCAAGATGCTCGCCACTCTGCTGCACACGCTTAAGGGCACGCCGTACATCTATCAGGGTGAAGAAATCGGCATGACCAATGTGAAATTCCCGCTGCTGGAAGACTATAAGGATATCGAGATTCTCAATATGTACCGTGAAAAGGTTACGGAAGGCGGCGGAGATCATGACACGGTTCTGAAGGCAATTCATGCCAAGGGCCGCGATAACGCCCGCACCCCGATGCAGTGGGATACTTCAGCGAATGCCGGATTTACCACCGGCACACCCTGGCTTAAGCTCAATCCGCGCTATACAGAAATTAATGTGGAGCAGGCACTGGCTGAGCCGGATTCGGTATTTTACTATTATCAGCAGCTGATCACCCTGCGCAAGCAGCATCCCGTTATGGTCTACGGGGATTACGGGTTGCTTTTGCCGGATCACGAATATGTCTATGCTTACACCCGCACGCTGGACGAAGTGAAGTGGCTGGTACTGCTGAACTTCAGTGCTGCCGCGCAGACTATAGAGCTGACAGATGAGCTTAACGCTGTGACTGCGACGATAATCAGCAATTATCCGGAAGAGCCGGCGGACATGGACCGCAGCACACTGCGCCCATATGA